The sequence below is a genomic window from Chelonoidis abingdonii isolate Lonesome George chromosome 6, CheloAbing_2.0, whole genome shotgun sequence.
CCTACACCACCCCCTCCCCGGCGCAGAGCGGGgacggctgcggtctgctcccgGGCGGGCCTGGTCTGTTAAAGGCGTGTAGCAAAGCCTCCGCTCTCGGGTTCCGGCGGTCCCTAGCCCCTCCCGGGGGGGAAACGGACCGCAGCCCTGCGTGGCCAGCAGGTACCTTCTACCCGCCTCCTGCGGGACAAACCAGGGACGCAGTTACCCTCCGCACCGCGCATTTCACCTACTTCCCTCAAACCTTCGATTCCAGGGCCTCGGAGGGGTTAGGAAGCCAGAGATCCATCTTCCTGTGAAGCACTGAATGCCATGGCTCAGAGCCAGAAAATATCATGCTAACTATGCCAGTCCTGTCCCCACCATTACCCTATATAATCAGTATTTCATTAGTGTCTGGATTGGATACCTAAACTTTTAGGCCAGGGCTGGTAACTGATGATCATTTGCAAATAGTTTAAATTTAAGATCAGTATTCAATAGAGGTAAACATTTATAGTGGtaaaaagaactggagtactcctgttctttttgtggatacagaccaacaggctgctactctgaaatttatATTAGTAATGCACAATACCTACCTCTCCAAACATTATATATTTTCTTCTAACAGATTCTTCTCACCATTGTATTACTTTCATGGGGATATGTTATTTATGCAACACGAATAGCAGCTCAGTGGCAACTTGAGAAGGACTTCCCTGATcaaatgctgaatttttaaaggaaCCAGTACAGATGGACAGCATCTGGCTTTTCACACC
It includes:
- the SMIM27 gene encoding small integral membrane protein 27 is translated as MVISPCRAPRTRRTMAPLGRRARDWLYSLILLTIVLLSWGYVIYATRIAAQWQLEKDFPDQMLNF